Proteins encoded by one window of Candidatus Zixiibacteriota bacterium:
- a CDS encoding TolC family protein produces the protein MKFDLGKTLLLAVLITLAGVNIQAQGNKLTLDDCIEMALQNRYSIIAARGSEDLAKAGQRSALGAFLPRVSASYSYYESKTRDLKTQLEGFPEETQPDQDGSGETISASASMTLFDLANFFDYASARANRAAARLDVINSEHDLIYSVKLAYYAYLANVENVKVQEQAVARSEEQLKLITSRYELGSASKSDVLKQKVQYGNDRLALLRANNAVVTSKATLAYTIGLEPNGDVEFSSDYDIREFTGTMDEALQYGLAHEPGLLASGKSLAAAKNSVRSGYSSYLPVLTGSASYSISDGSSGDTLLYNSSSKTTRYGLTASWNIFDGFIRESYVTSAKVSRNNARAALADTRNLVVQEIKTAYFDAEQQKLAKEVASENVDAANEDLKITQEKYNLGAATILDLLDAQVSLKQAQVSMIQADFDLNLAIAQLENAMGKM, from the coding sequence ATGAAATTTGATTTGGGCAAAACACTGCTTTTGGCAGTGCTCATTACACTGGCTGGGGTGAACATTCAGGCTCAGGGGAACAAACTCACTCTGGATGATTGTATCGAAATGGCGCTTCAGAACCGCTACTCGATTATCGCCGCTCGCGGTTCCGAGGACCTGGCGAAAGCGGGTCAGAGATCGGCATTGGGAGCGTTTCTTCCAAGGGTGAGCGCGAGTTACTCGTACTATGAATCGAAGACGCGGGATCTGAAAACCCAGCTTGAGGGTTTTCCGGAGGAAACGCAGCCTGATCAGGATGGAAGCGGAGAGACGATCAGCGCTTCGGCGAGCATGACTCTTTTCGATCTGGCGAATTTCTTTGATTACGCCAGCGCTCGCGCGAACAGGGCCGCCGCCCGTCTGGATGTGATCAATTCCGAACACGACCTCATTTATTCGGTTAAACTGGCTTACTACGCCTATCTTGCCAATGTTGAGAATGTGAAGGTTCAGGAGCAGGCGGTTGCCAGGAGCGAAGAACAGCTCAAGTTAATCACCTCGCGCTACGAACTCGGCTCGGCGTCGAAGTCGGATGTTCTCAAGCAGAAAGTTCAGTATGGCAATGACAGATTGGCCCTGCTTCGGGCCAACAACGCCGTGGTGACCTCCAAGGCCACCTTGGCATATACGATAGGTTTGGAACCGAACGGTGATGTGGAGTTTTCATCCGATTACGATATCCGCGAATTTACCGGTACGATGGATGAGGCGCTGCAGTACGGTCTGGCTCACGAGCCCGGCCTGCTCGCATCCGGAAAGAGTCTGGCGGCTGCGAAGAACTCCGTGCGCTCGGGCTATTCGAGTTACCTACCTGTACTGACCGGCTCGGCTTCTTACTCCATATCTGATGGGAGTTCGGGCGATACGCTTCTGTACAATTCGTCTTCGAAGACCACCCGCTACGGTTTGACTGCTTCGTGGAATATTTTTGATGGTTTCATCAGGGAAAGTTATGTAACATCGGCGAAGGTCAGCCGTAACAACGCCCGGGCGGCGCTGGCCGACACCAGGAACCTGGTGGTGCAGGAAATCAAGACGGCTTATTTTGACGCGGAACAGCAGAAGCTGGCCAAGGAAGTCGCTTCTGAGAATGTTGACGCGGCCAATGAAGATCTGAAGATTACCCAGGAGAAATATAACCTGGGGGCGGCCACTATTCTGGATTTACTCGATGCTCAGGTTTCGCTGAAGCAGGCGCAGGTGTCCATGATTCAGGCGGATTTTGACCTTAACCTGGCAATAGCACAGCTCGAGAATGCGATGGGGAAAATGTAA
- a CDS encoding efflux RND transporter periplasmic adaptor subunit yields the protein MSKKKLLIIIIVVAVVAVLIIANFVVSTDKTTGVQGEEAKKRELVEIVSASGRIQPQTKVNITSEINGEIIALLVKEGDAISAGDLLIVLDTVQLRSDVDQARYAVTELNARLEGAKVTLDQAEEEFHRQEKLYEDKLTSETQYTAAKYAYLNAKSSHEATKASAKQVQSRYEWQLDNLSKAKIVAPMSGIVTYLDCEVGEIAPAQTAYTQGKTLMTISNLNVFEVEVEVDETEINKVDLNQVADIEVDAFPDTVFDGEVVEIGNTAVVSGLGTQDQSTNFNVKVIFKDPNVRIRPGMSATVDIVTDRRDDALTVPYSAIVMRAYDADSLEKARAMAPAEDEEGGGSGLRAAEGNDSTSDTLGQDEGEREEFKGVFVVRGGKAQFVPVETGIADQKYIEITSNLTEGDTVIAGPYRVLRDVKDGDLVEVTSRRGTETD from the coding sequence ATGTCAAAAAAGAAGTTGCTGATAATAATAATTGTGGTTGCGGTGGTGGCCGTTCTGATCATAGCCAACTTCGTCGTTAGCACTGACAAGACCACAGGCGTCCAGGGCGAGGAGGCAAAGAAACGAGAACTCGTCGAAATCGTCTCAGCATCGGGCAGGATCCAACCGCAGACCAAGGTGAATATCACTTCCGAGATTAACGGCGAGATAATCGCTTTGCTCGTGAAGGAAGGGGATGCGATCAGCGCGGGTGATTTGCTGATCGTTCTGGATACGGTGCAGCTGCGTTCCGATGTAGACCAGGCCAGGTATGCCGTCACGGAGTTGAATGCCCGGTTGGAGGGGGCCAAGGTGACGCTGGATCAGGCGGAGGAAGAATTTCACCGTCAGGAAAAGTTGTACGAGGATAAGTTGACCTCCGAAACGCAATATACAGCGGCCAAGTACGCATATCTTAATGCCAAGTCTTCGCATGAAGCTACCAAGGCGTCGGCGAAACAGGTTCAGTCAAGATATGAGTGGCAACTTGACAATCTGAGCAAGGCGAAGATTGTCGCTCCGATGTCGGGTATAGTGACTTACCTGGACTGCGAGGTCGGAGAAATTGCTCCGGCCCAGACCGCATACACGCAGGGCAAGACCTTGATGACGATATCGAACCTCAATGTCTTTGAGGTTGAAGTTGAAGTGGATGAGACTGAAATAAATAAGGTGGACCTGAATCAGGTGGCCGATATCGAGGTGGACGCTTTTCCGGATACGGTGTTTGACGGCGAGGTGGTTGAGATTGGCAACACCGCGGTTGTTTCGGGGCTGGGGACGCAGGACCAGTCGACGAATTTCAACGTGAAGGTCATATTTAAAGATCCAAACGTAAGGATCCGTCCGGGAATGTCGGCTACGGTTGATATCGTTACCGATCGTCGCGATGATGCTCTGACTGTTCCGTACAGCGCGATTGTCATGCGTGCTTACGATGCCGATTCGCTTGAGAAAGCGCGGGCGATGGCGCCGGCTGAAGACGAAGAGGGCGGCGGTTCCGGTTTGCGGGCCGCGGAAGGCAATGACAGTACATCGGATACGCTTGGGCAGGATGAAGGGGAGCGGGAAGAATTCAAGGGTGTTTTCGTGGTGCGCGGCGGTAAGGCACAGTTTGTGCCGGTCGAAACCGGCATCGCCGACCAGAAATATATAGAAATAACTTCAAACCTGACCGAGGGTGACACGGTCATCGCCGGTCCATATCGCGTACTCAGAGATGTCAAAGATGGTGATCTGGTTGAGGTGACGAGTAGGCGAGGGACGGAGACTGATTAG
- a CDS encoding ABC transporter ATP-binding protein, protein MPLIETRDLWKTYEMGSEKVHALRGVSITIEKGEYVAIMGPSGSGKSTLMNLIGCLDTPTKGEYFLNSRRVSQMNDDELAAIRNREIGFVFQTFNLLPRATALHNVELPLIYNGTSAQARRDKANLALSRVDLGDRVTHKPSELSGGQRQRVAIARALVNDPSLLLADEPTGNLDSKTSVEIMKLIDELHRQGNTIIIVTHEKDIALHAHRVLSILDGEIASDERVSESQRNGVH, encoded by the coding sequence ATGCCATTAATTGAAACCAGAGATCTTTGGAAGACCTATGAGATGGGCAGTGAGAAAGTTCACGCCCTCAGGGGAGTTTCTATAACCATCGAAAAAGGCGAGTACGTGGCGATCATGGGGCCCTCGGGTTCAGGCAAATCGACGCTTATGAACCTGATCGGTTGTCTGGATACTCCCACCAAAGGGGAGTATTTTCTCAACTCAAGGCGTGTCAGCCAGATGAACGACGACGAGCTGGCGGCCATCCGCAACCGGGAAATAGGGTTCGTGTTCCAGACGTTTAATCTGCTTCCGAGAGCTACTGCGCTTCACAATGTTGAGCTGCCGCTGATTTACAATGGAACATCGGCCCAGGCCAGGCGAGACAAAGCCAATCTGGCCCTCAGCCGGGTTGATCTCGGAGACCGTGTTACGCACAAGCCCAGCGAGCTTTCCGGTGGTCAGCGCCAGAGAGTGGCGATCGCCCGCGCTCTCGTAAACGACCCATCGCTGCTTCTGGCAGACGAACCGACCGGTAATCTTGACAGTAAGACATCGGTTGAAATCATGAAATTGATCGATGAGCTTCACCGTCAGGGCAACACGATTATAATCGTGACGCATGAAAAGGATATCGCTCTCCATGCGCACCGTGTTTTGTCCATTCTTGATGGTGAGATTGCCTCGGATGAGCGTGTGTCGGAAAGTCAGCGAAACGGCGTACACTGA
- a CDS encoding ABC transporter permease: MIVGSIFTIAFDALRANRLRSSLTLLGVIIGVTSVMTIISALEGMSSSIEAQFQRLGPATFIVQRIAVVTSEEEFLEKIKRKPIDYEALELIEKGCDLCDKVSPRAFNEARVKYGDQALRNIFVLGATANYIDIVDLEVQQGRFHSFEDDLYRRPVVFIGDMIKEELFYGLDPIGKQLKIDGNKYTVIGVAKKMGTLFGESQDNFVVIPLSVYSKQFGFPRRGLSLTIKARSVEFLDDAMDQVRAILRAQRHVPFNEPDDFDMVTADSILDLLNSLTRILRLGLVGISSISVVVGGIVVMNIMMVSVTERTREIGIRKSIGARRLHILTQFLFEALILTLTGGIVGIVAGFVIAKSLVAALDMQISPSALAIIAGLTISTGTGLIFGIYPAMKASRLDPIKALSYE, translated from the coding sequence ATGATCGTAGGTTCGATTTTCACAATCGCCTTTGACGCCCTCCGGGCTAATCGCCTGAGGAGTTCCCTGACGCTTTTGGGCGTTATTATCGGGGTCACCTCGGTAATGACGATAATTTCGGCTTTGGAGGGGATGTCGAGTTCCATAGAGGCACAATTTCAGAGACTTGGTCCGGCGACGTTTATCGTTCAGCGTATAGCCGTTGTTACGTCCGAAGAGGAATTTCTGGAGAAGATCAAGCGCAAGCCTATCGATTACGAGGCGCTGGAGTTGATAGAGAAGGGGTGCGATCTGTGCGACAAGGTTTCGCCGCGGGCCTTCAATGAGGCACGGGTGAAGTATGGCGATCAGGCACTCCGCAATATCTTTGTCCTTGGCGCAACCGCGAATTACATCGATATCGTCGATCTTGAAGTTCAGCAGGGCCGATTTCACTCATTTGAGGATGATCTCTATCGCCGTCCCGTAGTTTTCATAGGAGACATGATCAAAGAAGAGCTCTTTTACGGCTTAGACCCGATCGGAAAGCAGCTCAAGATCGATGGCAACAAATATACGGTCATCGGTGTGGCAAAGAAAATGGGAACCCTGTTCGGGGAGAGTCAGGACAATTTCGTTGTTATACCGCTGTCGGTTTACAGCAAACAGTTCGGTTTCCCCCGTCGCGGACTCAGCCTTACGATTAAGGCAAGGTCAGTGGAGTTTCTTGACGATGCCATGGACCAGGTGCGTGCAATTCTGAGGGCACAGCGACACGTGCCTTTCAATGAACCGGATGATTTCGATATGGTCACAGCTGACAGCATTCTCGACCTGTTGAACAGTCTGACCAGGATATTGCGCCTTGGACTGGTAGGGATATCGTCAATCTCGGTTGTGGTGGGGGGCATAGTCGTTATGAATATCATGATGGTGTCTGTAACCGAGCGCACCCGTGAAATCGGCATTCGCAAATCGATTGGCGCTCGAAGGCTCCATATACTGACTCAATTTTTGTTTGAGGCGCTTATTCTTACGTTGACAGGCGGAATAGTAGGCATCGTCGCCGGTTTTGTAATAGCGAAATCCCTTGTGGCGGCCTTGGATATGCAGATTAGCCCGTCGGCGCTGGCTATCATCGCGGGCCTTACGATTTCTACCGGTACCGGGTTGATATTTGGCATTTATCCGGCGATGAAGGCCTCGAGGTTGGACCCCATTAAAGCGCTTAGTTATGAGTGA
- a CDS encoding ABC transporter permease, which yields MMMTWVEVKDGILLALSAIRANKLRASLTILGVTVGVASVIGMASIVDGLDGAMDEEIDELGSNVIWITRFPPNTNRDELTDEERNRPPITVGEARAIQKSCVFVDGVSPQNYYFQPGGNEVKYGNRKFSQPRFFGTWPDYTTVNNKSVGQGRFLNGTDEQFRLMNCVLGYDVARILFEGENAVGREIRVNGNKFEVVGVLEEVSSNFGNDDVNRSVIIPLSTFEKLHPFEEALFLAAKAVSYEAIQDAMDEITGVLRNYRKVPFGKGDNFALATQDQFKDIIGNITKYLYIAMLVITSVGLMVGGIGVMNIMLVSVTERTREIGIRKAIGAKRSNIILQFLTEAMTLSGTGGTIGVILGVTIGLVVNGLLSFPLSVSYLWIFVGFIVSVSVGLISGVYPAVKAAFLDPIEALRYE from the coding sequence ATGATGATGACGTGGGTTGAAGTTAAGGATGGCATACTGCTGGCGCTTTCGGCGATACGGGCCAATAAGCTGCGCGCGAGCCTCACCATTTTAGGCGTCACGGTCGGAGTGGCGTCGGTAATCGGCATGGCCTCGATTGTCGATGGTCTCGATGGAGCGATGGACGAAGAAATTGATGAACTCGGCTCAAATGTCATCTGGATCACCAGATTTCCTCCCAACACCAATCGCGACGAACTCACTGACGAGGAGCGCAACAGGCCGCCGATTACGGTGGGCGAGGCTCGGGCCATTCAGAAAAGCTGTGTTTTCGTGGATGGCGTTTCACCGCAGAACTATTACTTTCAGCCGGGCGGGAACGAGGTCAAGTATGGCAACCGTAAATTCAGTCAACCGCGGTTTTTCGGCACCTGGCCGGATTATACGACCGTGAATAATAAGAGTGTCGGGCAAGGGCGATTCTTGAACGGTACCGACGAACAGTTTCGGCTGATGAACTGCGTTTTGGGGTATGATGTCGCGCGAATTCTATTTGAAGGGGAAAACGCGGTTGGCCGAGAGATCAGGGTAAACGGCAACAAATTCGAGGTGGTGGGGGTACTGGAGGAGGTATCTTCGAACTTCGGAAACGACGATGTCAACCGGTCGGTCATCATTCCGCTGTCCACCTTCGAGAAACTCCATCCCTTTGAAGAAGCGCTTTTTTTGGCCGCCAAAGCGGTATCGTACGAGGCGATTCAGGATGCTATGGATGAGATCACCGGTGTGTTGCGTAATTATCGCAAGGTGCCTTTCGGCAAAGGGGACAACTTCGCTCTTGCGACGCAGGATCAATTCAAGGATATCATCGGCAACATTACCAAGTATCTCTATATCGCGATGCTCGTAATAACTTCGGTGGGCCTGATGGTGGGTGGAATCGGGGTGATGAACATTATGCTGGTCTCGGTAACCGAGCGGACAAGAGAGATTGGTATTCGCAAGGCTATTGGAGCCAAAAGGTCCAATATAATCCTTCAATTTTTGACTGAGGCGATGACGCTTTCGGGAACCGGCGGCACAATCGGAGTAATTCTGGGAGTCACTATCGGGCTGGTGGTTAACGGGCTTTTGAGTTTCCCGCTTTCGGTGTCGTATCTCTGGATATTTGTCGGTTTCATCGTTTCGGTTTCTGTCGGTTTGATTTCGGGTGTATATCCGGCCGTCAAAGCGGCTTTTCTTGATCCCATAGAAGCTCTCAGGTACGAATAA
- a CDS encoding GWxTD domain-containing protein translates to MRLVRIILLVALASLAGRDLSQAQQAWGLNEQQRKQSLFPVDYAVFNSSEQGLVRLEVFYQIYNAVLNFYRLDTLYAADYELSINVYGDEDRLMDSYTQDKRVFVESEIRAKSIYDYRTNQVNFELEPGKYEVKLVLSDPNSAESVTQDFKVKLEYHHEKYPRLSDIQLVQSVASAGEQETKFDKGGYTLVPSVSHRYGTSDALTLYYYFEIYQGREDSDSVLVETSLRHATKGMLYRDSLTVPFEDGVARQFREISMDKLRPGEFKLDINLQGPRDKRFDNKTKYFDLVWSERSMLLYDYESIINQLSIISLPGDLEELKQQETYEDRLAAFNMFWARRDPTPGTNENETKTEFYRRVQVANENFGYLRKSGWRTDRGRVYIVYGEPDQIDDYPFQPNSYPYQEWYYYREAKYRKFVFVDETGDGDYRLIYPYDGLGIGPEDRY, encoded by the coding sequence ATGAGATTAGTGCGAATCATATTGCTTGTCGCTCTGGCTTCTCTGGCGGGCCGCGACCTTTCTCAAGCGCAGCAGGCCTGGGGGCTTAACGAGCAGCAGAGGAAGCAATCGCTGTTTCCGGTCGATTACGCGGTTTTCAACTCTTCCGAGCAGGGATTGGTTCGGCTGGAGGTTTTTTATCAGATTTATAACGCGGTCCTGAATTTCTACCGCCTTGACACGCTCTATGCGGCAGATTATGAGCTTTCCATAAACGTTTACGGCGACGAAGATCGGCTGATGGATTCTTATACGCAGGATAAACGTGTATTTGTTGAATCCGAAATCAGGGCAAAGTCAATCTATGATTACCGTACCAATCAGGTGAATTTCGAGCTGGAGCCGGGCAAGTATGAGGTTAAACTGGTGCTCAGTGATCCCAACAGCGCGGAATCCGTTACCCAGGATTTCAAGGTCAAGTTGGAATATCATCATGAAAAATATCCCCGCCTTTCGGATATTCAGCTGGTGCAGTCGGTAGCATCGGCAGGCGAACAAGAGACGAAATTCGACAAGGGCGGATACACTCTGGTGCCTTCGGTGTCTCACCGATATGGGACGAGCGACGCGTTGACGCTCTATTATTATTTTGAGATTTACCAGGGCAGAGAAGACAGTGATTCGGTTCTGGTCGAGACTTCATTGCGTCATGCCACCAAAGGGATGTTGTACCGTGATTCGCTCACGGTTCCCTTCGAGGACGGGGTAGCGCGCCAGTTCAGGGAAATTTCGATGGATAAGCTTCGTCCGGGAGAGTTCAAGCTCGACATAAATCTGCAGGGCCCGAGAGACAAGAGATTTGACAACAAAACGAAGTATTTCGATCTGGTATGGTCCGAGCGCTCGATGCTTCTTTACGATTATGAGTCGATAATAAACCAGTTATCCATTATATCACTTCCGGGTGATCTGGAAGAGCTCAAGCAGCAGGAAACTTACGAAGACCGTCTGGCGGCTTTCAACATGTTCTGGGCACGTCGCGACCCGACCCCGGGCACGAATGAGAACGAAACGAAGACGGAATTCTATCGGCGGGTACAGGTGGCAAATGAGAATTTCGGGTATCTGAGAAAGTCAGGCTGGAGGACCGACCGGGGGAGAGTGTATATAGTCTATGGTGAGCCGGACCAGATCGATGACTACCCTTTCCAGCCGAATTCCTACCCGTATCAGGAGTGGTATTATTATCGTGAGGCCAAGTACCGTAAATTTGTGTTTGTGGACGAAACCGGGGATGGTGATTATAGATTAATATATCCGTATGATGGATTAGGAATAGGACCAGAGGATCGTTATTAG